From the genome of Streptomyces sp. NBC_00659, one region includes:
- a CDS encoding helix-turn-helix domain-containing protein translates to MPTALDPSLNRRKLRLALRSARDKAGLTQRDAAEALEWSLSKVIRIEAGTVSLSVTDLRAMLREYGVTAPEAVSELEEAARGSKGQSWWSEYSDVMTPVFAQFLGYESAATLIRAYHPSLIPGLLQTTDYANALFEASPMDTRRLQRTLDMRLARQERVLQEGGPKVEVVLDEAALRRQIGGPATMRQQVSHIREIASGEQVSAHILPFTAGAHDSLESSFFLLSFQDEEDALYLVGPGGTLTNRDDREIIARYQECYEDLRGKALSETDTLALLDELIEFHHARG, encoded by the coding sequence ATGCCCACCGCTTTGGACCCCAGCCTGAACCGCCGCAAGCTGCGCCTCGCCCTGAGGAGCGCTCGCGACAAGGCCGGGCTGACCCAGCGAGACGCCGCAGAGGCGCTGGAGTGGTCACTTTCCAAAGTCATCCGCATCGAGGCGGGCACCGTGAGCCTCTCGGTGACGGACCTCCGCGCCATGCTCCGGGAGTACGGCGTGACGGCGCCGGAAGCCGTTTCCGAACTGGAGGAAGCCGCTCGCGGAAGCAAGGGGCAGTCGTGGTGGTCGGAGTACAGCGACGTCATGACCCCGGTCTTCGCCCAGTTCCTGGGCTACGAGAGTGCCGCCACCCTGATCCGCGCCTATCACCCGAGCCTGATTCCGGGCCTCCTCCAGACGACGGACTACGCGAACGCTCTCTTCGAAGCGAGCCCGATGGACACCAGGCGCCTGCAGCGCACCCTCGACATGAGGCTCGCCCGTCAGGAGCGTGTTCTGCAGGAAGGCGGTCCGAAGGTCGAGGTGGTCCTCGACGAGGCGGCCTTGCGCCGTCAGATCGGCGGTCCCGCGACGATGCGCCAGCAGGTGTCCCACATCAGGGAAATCGCCTCGGGGGAACAGGTGAGCGCCCACATCCTGCCCTTCACCGCCGGGGCCCACGACAGTCTGGAGAGCAGCTTCTTCCTCCTCAGCTTCCAGGACGAGGAGGACGCGCTCTACCTCGTCGGCCCTGGAGGAACCCTCACCAACCGGGATGACCGGGAGATCATCGCCCGGTACCAGGAATGCTACGAGGACCTGCGAGGCAAGGCGCTGTCGGAGACCGACACGCTCGCGCTTCTCGATGAACTCATCGAGTTCCACCACGCCCGGGGCTAG
- a CDS encoding DUF397 domain-containing protein — MPGALRRAPSTDRERALSSERGVALRRGGSTFTWRKSSYSGTEAGTCCEVAFTGAQVLVRDSKLSGVGILSFTPQAWHAIVRHVVSDGRSEPVRK; from the coding sequence GTGCCTGGTGCGCTGCGTCGTGCACCATCGACCGACCGGGAACGCGCCTTGAGCAGTGAGAGGGGGGTAGCGTTGCGTCGTGGTGGGAGCACGTTCACATGGCGGAAGAGCAGCTACAGCGGCACAGAAGCTGGTACATGCTGCGAGGTCGCCTTCACCGGCGCGCAGGTTCTGGTGCGTGACTCCAAGCTGTCCGGCGTTGGGATACTGTCGTTCACCCCACAGGCGTGGCACGCGATAGTGCGGCATGTGGTGTCGGACGGGAGATCCGAGCCGGTCAGGAAGTGA